Below is a window of Yimella sp. cx-51 DNA.
GCAGCACGTCAGGATCGGTGGTCAGCGCATGCACCAGGAGCGCCGCTCGGCCGGCTGTACGTGCTGCATCAGCAAGCGGAACCTCTTGCGGCAGAGCCGATCTCGCCTTATCGGTGGAAAGCGTGACATCAGGAACGAGGGCGAGGACGTCGATGTCGGGGTGAATCGGTGGGCACCGCGTCAGCCACGCCTCACCGCTCCACCACGAGGCGGTGAACCCGCCGTACACGCTCGCCGAGGCGTTGTCGGGGTGACCCTCGAGGGCGCTGCTGATGTCGCTGATCAGCGCAACGTTCGCCTCGTCCAGATCACGCCCGGTGAGGGCGACCGCTGCCGCAACTCCCGCGACGATGGCGGACGCAGACGACCCGAGACCACGTGAATGCGGGATGACATTGGTGCACTTCATCCGCAGGCCGTCCGGTGCTTGGACTCCCAGGCGGTCCCATGCGACGAGCATCGAGCGATACACCAGGTGGCGTTCGTCGATGGGCACCTCACCGGCACCAGCACCGAAGACCTCGATGGCCAAACCGTCGCCAACGGCTTCGACCTCGACCACATCACGCAACTCGATGCCGAGGCCGAGGCTGTCGAAGCCCGGACCGAGGTTCGCCGAGCTCGCCGGCACCTCGACGCGCACCTGAGCGCCGAGCCGAATTCCTTCCGACATCAGTCTTCGAGGCCGAGTGCGCGCGCCACCGAAACGACGTCGACCGGCACCCGGGTGGGCTGCACGTCGCTGCCGTCGGCCGTCTTCAGGGCCCACTGCGGGTCTTTGAGGCCGTGGCCGGTGACGGTGCACACGATGCGCACGCCGGCGGGGATGCGTCCGGCTTCGTGCATCTTCAACAGGCCCGCGATGCTCGCGGCCGAACCGGGCTCGACGAAGATGCTCTCGGTGCTCGACAGCAGGCGGTGCGCGTGCAGGATCTGCTCGTCACTCACCATGTCGATCACACCGCCCGACTCGTCGCGGGCGGCCTCGGCCTGCCTCCACGACGCCGGGTTACCGATGCGGATGGCTGTCGCCACGGTCTCGGGCTCGTCGACCGGGAAACCTCGGACAATCGGTGCTGCGCCTTCGGCCTGGAAGCCCCACATCATCGGCCGCTTCGTGGCCATCGGCGCACCGTGGGCGCTGTCAACGGCCTCGCTGTAGCCCCGCCAGTAGGCGGTGATGTTGCCCGCGTTGCCGACCGGCAGCACGTGGAT
It encodes the following:
- the thrB gene encoding homoserine kinase — translated: MSEGIRLGAQVRVEVPASSANLGPGFDSLGLGIELRDVVEVEAVGDGLAIEVFGAGAGEVPIDERHLVYRSMLVAWDRLGVQAPDGLRMKCTNVIPHSRGLGSSASAIVAGVAAAVALTGRDLDEANVALISDISSALEGHPDNASASVYGGFTASWWSGEAWLTRCPPIHPDIDVLALVPDVTLSTDKARSALPQEVPLADAARTAGRAALLVHALTTDPDVLHPATADWLHQENRRPAYPQSMAVVDALRAEGHAAFISGAGPTVLVLGQSGSLDQVDSPGEGWSALRPGIARDGVRVVSHNR
- the thrC gene encoding threonine synthase, with protein sequence MAHQWRGVIREYADRLPMLEGAPVVTLGEGGTPLIHAKGLSDLTGAEIWVKYEGMNPTGSFKDRGMTTAISMAAKAGAKAVVCASTGNTSASAAAYATKAGMTCAVLVPDGKIAMGKLGQAIAHGATLLQVDGNFDDCLGVARKLGEAYPVELVNSVNPARIEGQKTASFEVIDVLGDAPDIHVLPVGNAGNITAYWRGYSEAVDSAHGAPMATKRPMMWGFQAEGAAPIVRGFPVDEPETVATAIRIGNPASWRQAEAARDESGGVIDMVSDEQILHAHRLLSSTESIFVEPGSAASIAGLLKMHEAGRIPAGVRIVCTVTGHGLKDPQWALKTADGSDVQPTRVPVDVVSVARALGLED